A genomic window from Leptolyngbya sp. BL0902 includes:
- a CDS encoding GAF domain-containing protein, which translates to MAQLQPPESRYDRQMASLARVLRAIRIAANAAEALTVALDYLHQTLPFDLAWMGRYDAMRHRLIAHGYHCPETMRPLRSTLNLTPGDLMEQAVIHQRPVMVADLQHEPRAGEWGSLAEQLALQSAVVYPIKRQETCFGLLVMASSRWGLTLSTAEQSSLAIVTGAVAEALHQFEAEQQRQQTKRLDQPLLAVLGRLGALEDLDSQIHEVVRETQRCLAPTRTRVFWLEPKGSYFWQRQAHPATAIQRGHLAPKLPIAEMRSLYQALCHEPLVTVGESQGALQAVIPHRLMQQLHADAIMVAPITLGSEVVGFLSVEENRPRLWQEPDKQILVAMAHLLSLALPVATYQETQRHSQIEQALATGVIQGIYNERDWRHALQTCFNNLQDHLGIQQFVVLLFNPERRAYDLCFHGQAHRTPGTDTLWPELDDVDWQMLERRTLPVVIDHLAQDLKLMAWRPHLLALGAKAVMACNVAPGHAPDGVVVVSDQGPRQWTVADQNLMMAVGRQIGVILHQWQLQRQMEQQQDTYAALEWGLQALHQSVDIDRLEQTTLEYVLQWLQGSLALLVTWQPGDSQAQVSQVVKAEKFPWVQPRSPIATDDALIHWACQVDDLLTLPASEIPAATQTWLSAPASSRLLVKALRTAPNHAITAMVVVVSRAVVPWSKHQLTIVNLLGHQLAWSRRHLLLVALFTQQRQDLEHLNWYKHHYLTEFHRQIAKLLSDLTTAATQASGQIPAAMTIGFRQIQHRLGEATEVIEQERWQLRYRPKATPLVSLLSRLVERMTPLLESRQLWSQVHNESDRGTLIAGDAAKIDMVLYDIFMAACQRCPVGGRVDLWCRVINLDWIEISITDDGDCDPALLAELKAGSTADVIAPSPLDQPPGLHLAICKSLLDQLGGEVAFSRMEDGRTHSRLLLPLTRPGVPSPHPASPPA; encoded by the coding sequence ATGGCGCAGTTGCAGCCCCCCGAGTCCCGCTATGACCGACAAATGGCGTCCTTGGCGCGTGTCCTCAGGGCCATTCGGATAGCGGCCAATGCCGCCGAGGCTCTGACCGTGGCCCTAGACTACCTACACCAAACCCTGCCCTTCGATCTGGCCTGGATGGGGCGCTATGATGCGATGCGCCATCGGTTGATTGCCCACGGCTACCACTGCCCGGAGACGATGCGGCCCCTGCGGAGCACCCTCAACCTCACTCCGGGCGATTTGATGGAGCAGGCGGTGATTCACCAGCGTCCGGTGATGGTGGCCGACTTGCAGCACGAGCCACGGGCAGGGGAATGGGGATCGCTGGCAGAGCAGTTGGCCCTGCAAAGTGCGGTGGTCTATCCCATCAAGCGTCAGGAGACCTGCTTTGGGCTGTTGGTGATGGCTTCATCGCGCTGGGGGCTAACCCTCTCGACGGCAGAACAGTCTTCCCTGGCCATTGTCACGGGGGCCGTAGCCGAGGCGCTGCATCAGTTTGAGGCCGAACAGCAGCGACAGCAGACCAAGCGTCTGGATCAACCCCTGCTGGCGGTGCTGGGGCGCTTGGGAGCCCTGGAGGATCTCGATAGCCAAATCCATGAGGTGGTGCGCGAAACCCAGCGATGTTTGGCCCCCACGCGCACCCGTGTGTTTTGGCTAGAGCCCAAGGGCAGCTATTTCTGGCAGCGTCAGGCCCACCCGGCGACGGCTATCCAGCGCGGCCACCTGGCCCCCAAACTGCCGATTGCGGAGATGCGCAGCCTCTACCAAGCCCTGTGCCACGAGCCGCTGGTGACGGTGGGCGAAAGCCAGGGAGCCCTGCAAGCGGTGATTCCCCATCGCCTCATGCAGCAGCTCCATGCCGATGCCATTATGGTGGCCCCCATTACCCTGGGTTCGGAGGTGGTGGGGTTTTTGTCGGTGGAGGAGAACCGCCCCCGCCTGTGGCAGGAGCCTGACAAACAGATTCTAGTGGCGATGGCGCACCTGCTCAGCTTGGCATTGCCCGTAGCAACTTACCAAGAAACCCAGCGCCACAGCCAGATTGAACAGGCCCTTGCCACTGGCGTCATCCAAGGCATCTACAACGAGCGGGATTGGCGACACGCCCTCCAAACCTGCTTTAACAATTTGCAAGATCACCTCGGCATTCAGCAGTTTGTGGTGCTGCTGTTTAACCCCGAACGACGGGCCTACGACCTGTGCTTCCACGGTCAGGCCCATCGTACCCCAGGCACCGACACCCTTTGGCCTGAGCTGGACGACGTGGACTGGCAAATGCTGGAGCGCCGTACCCTACCCGTGGTGATTGACCACCTGGCCCAAGACCTAAAGCTGATGGCTTGGCGGCCCCACCTTCTCGCCCTGGGGGCCAAGGCGGTGATGGCCTGCAATGTGGCCCCCGGCCATGCCCCCGATGGGGTGGTGGTGGTTAGCGATCAGGGGCCGCGCCAGTGGACTGTGGCCGATCAAAACCTGATGATGGCCGTGGGCCGCCAAATTGGGGTCATTTTGCACCAGTGGCAGCTTCAGCGGCAGATGGAGCAACAGCAGGATACCTACGCGGCCCTGGAGTGGGGGCTGCAAGCGCTGCACCAAAGTGTGGACATCGACCGCCTTGAGCAAACGACCCTTGAGTATGTGCTGCAATGGCTTCAGGGATCCCTGGCGCTGCTAGTCACCTGGCAGCCGGGAGATTCCCAGGCCCAAGTCTCTCAGGTGGTGAAGGCCGAAAAATTCCCGTGGGTGCAGCCCCGGTCGCCCATTGCCACCGACGATGCGCTCATCCACTGGGCCTGCCAGGTGGACGATTTGTTGACCCTGCCCGCCAGCGAAATTCCCGCCGCTACCCAAACCTGGCTATCGGCTCCGGCGAGCAGTCGCCTGTTGGTCAAAGCGCTCCGCACCGCCCCCAATCACGCCATCACCGCCATGGTAGTGGTGGTCTCCAGGGCAGTGGTGCCCTGGAGCAAGCATCAGCTCACCATCGTGAACCTGTTAGGCCACCAATTGGCGTGGTCGCGGCGGCATTTGTTGCTGGTTGCCCTATTTACCCAACAGCGGCAGGATCTAGAACACCTCAACTGGTACAAACACCACTACCTGACCGAATTCCATCGCCAGATCGCTAAACTGCTGTCGGATCTGACCACCGCTGCCACCCAAGCCAGCGGCCAGATCCCTGCGGCTATGACCATCGGCTTTCGTCAGATCCAGCACCGTCTCGGTGAGGCCACGGAGGTCATTGAACAAGAGCGTTGGCAACTGCGCTATCGCCCCAAGGCCACCCCCCTTGTCAGCCTGTTGAGTCGGCTGGTAGAACGGATGACCCCTCTGCTGGAAAGTCGCCAACTGTGGTCGCAGGTGCACAACGAAAGCGACCGGGGCACCCTGATTGCCGGAGACGCGGCCAAAATTGATATGGTGCTCTACGACATCTTTATGGCGGCTTGCCAGCGCTGTCCTGTGGGGGGGCGGGTTGACCTCTGGTGCCGGGTCATCAACCTAGACTGGATTGAGATTTCTATCACCGATGACGGTGACTGCGACCCTGCCCTCCTCGCAGAACTCAAAGCGGGCAGCACCGCCGACGTGATCGCTCCCTCGCCGTTGGATCAGCCTCCCGGTTTGCATTTGGCCATCTGCAAAAGCCTGCTCGATCAACTGGGCGGAGAGGTCGCCTTTTCCCGCATGGAGGATGGCCGCACCCACAGCCGTCTGCTCCTGCCCCTCACGCGTCCTGGCGTGCCCTCGCCCCACCCCGCATCACCCCCAGCCTAG
- a CDS encoding quinone-dependent dihydroorotate dehydrogenase, with product MNDPYLQYLRPLIFNRLKLDPEWLHGYAIGILQWLGQPTSARSGIQAWAKQQFGYADPRLEQQVWGVSFPNPLGLAAGFDKDGQAALAWPLLGFGYAELGTVTRHAQPGNPPPRLFRLVDDEAALNRMGFNNQGSAALAARLGLYWEHHRPTVPIGINLGKSKITPLEEAAEDYRTSFQALKPYGDYFVVNVSSPNTPGLRTLQAADQLAPILAALQAENDAHRPLLVKIAPDLDWPDIDAVIEVALAHNLAGIIATNTTLSRQGLKTQILPKTGRPITEEAGGISGAPLRQRSTEVIHYLYQRTGGQLPIVGVGGIFTAEDAWDKITAGATLLQTYTGWIYEGPWMVQRVMAGLVAKLEEHRLDRLSDAVGLRHRS from the coding sequence GTGAACGATCCCTACCTCCAGTATCTCCGCCCTCTGATTTTCAATCGCCTCAAGCTCGATCCTGAATGGCTGCACGGCTATGCCATCGGTATTTTGCAGTGGCTGGGCCAACCCACCTCGGCCCGGTCAGGGATTCAAGCCTGGGCCAAGCAGCAGTTTGGCTATGCCGACCCGCGTTTGGAGCAGCAGGTTTGGGGAGTTTCCTTTCCCAACCCCCTGGGGCTAGCCGCCGGGTTTGACAAAGATGGCCAAGCCGCCCTAGCTTGGCCCCTGCTGGGCTTTGGCTATGCAGAATTGGGCACCGTCACCCGCCATGCCCAGCCCGGAAACCCACCACCGCGCCTGTTTCGCCTGGTGGACGACGAAGCCGCCCTCAACCGCATGGGCTTTAATAACCAAGGATCCGCCGCCCTCGCCGCCCGGTTGGGACTCTACTGGGAACACCATCGCCCCACCGTTCCCATCGGCATCAACCTAGGCAAGTCTAAAATCACGCCCCTAGAAGAAGCTGCCGAGGACTATCGCACCAGCTTTCAGGCCCTCAAACCCTATGGCGACTACTTTGTGGTGAACGTGTCCTCCCCCAACACGCCGGGACTACGCACCCTCCAAGCCGCCGACCAACTGGCACCCATCCTCGCCGCCCTGCAAGCCGAAAATGACGCCCACAGGCCCCTACTGGTGAAAATTGCGCCGGATTTAGACTGGCCCGACATCGACGCCGTTATTGAGGTGGCCCTAGCCCACAACCTCGCGGGCATCATTGCCACCAACACCACCCTGTCGCGGCAGGGGCTGAAAACCCAGATTTTGCCCAAAACCGGACGCCCCATCACCGAAGAAGCGGGCGGCATCAGCGGGGCACCCCTGCGCCAGCGTTCCACCGAGGTGATCCACTACCTCTACCAGCGCACCGGGGGGCAGTTGCCGATTGTGGGGGTGGGAGGCATCTTCACCGCCGAAGACGCCTGGGACAAAATCACCGCCGGAGCTACCCTGCTCCAAACCTACACCGGATGGATCTACGAAGGCCCCTGGATGGTGCAGCGGGTGATGGCGGGGCTAGTTGCCAAGCTGGAGGAACACCGCCTGGATCGCCTCAGCGATGCCGTGGGCTTGCGCCATCGATCCTAA